One genomic window of Solanum stenotomum isolate F172 chromosome 9, ASM1918654v1, whole genome shotgun sequence includes the following:
- the LOC125877651 gene encoding protein ASPARTIC PROTEASE IN GUARD CELL 1-like, which translates to MSLDQTKLPDPPMPSYTFTVYHRDVFEKSKFKDYDSLHENRLARSHARANYLASVIKSQNGAQGGEMLELVPKSTDTIYRNGEYVATFLIGTQMIKNYLLIDTGSDLVWWQCGPCEACYKQDQPLYDSTASKTFRIIGCNKYALRCRTVDPAFHCNQENFECRYDLVYGDHVQTKGFIADDVITFNLDDHRTIRITFGCSKDQTGEKNFSAFSAGILGLGRGDGQYSLPSQFRGHIMSMCLPTFNSGKGSALSFHTSKWPRATSAKLLFNYRFPSLYYVNINKVYINDREVPVSPSWWKFKSDMGGGMLVDTGTTFTLLPHDFYIVFRYIFREEVRDIPMAEDPSNTFDTCYREYPSGGNLYFPVVKLYFGSVNSSTMLLLTQERVIVNHRGVYCLAFVGWDYDFSILGMTQLQGVGLTFDSSASTLSFDIDACD; encoded by the coding sequence ATGTCTCTCGATCAGACTAAGCTTCCCGATCCTCCAATGCCATCCTATACTTTTACTGTCTACCATCGCgatgtatttgaaaaatcaaaattcaaggACTACGACTCGTTGCATGAAAATAGACTTGCTCGATCTCATGCTAGAGCAAATTATTTAGCTTCGGTTATTAAATCTCAAAATGGTGCACAAGGAGGTGAGATGCTCGAGCTGGTCCCAAAATCAACGGATACTATCTACAGGAATGGTGAGTATGTCGCGACTTTTTTGATTGGCACTCAAATGATCAAAAATTACTTGTTAATAGACACTGGAAGTGATTTAGTTTGGTGGCAATGTGGACCATGTGAGGCATGTTACAAACAAGATCAACCTCTATATGATTCTACTGCATCCAAAACATTTCGAATAATCGGCTGTAATAAATATGCTTTAAGGTGCAGGACTGTGGATCCGGCCTTTCATTGTAATCAAGAAAATTTTGAGTGTAGATATGATTTGGTCTACGGGGATCATGTGCAAACAAAAGGTTTCATAGCGGATGATGTGATTACTTTTAATTTAGATGACCATCGAACGATTAGGATCACATTTGGATGTAGCAAAGATCAAACTGGTGAAAAAAATTTCAGTGCTTTCTCTGCTGGGATTCTTGGCCTTGGTCGTGGCGATGGTCAATATTCTTTACCATCTCAATTTAGGGGTCACATAATGTCTATGTGTCTACCAACTTTTAATTCAGGAAAAGGATCAGCTCTTAGTTTCCATACAAGCAAGTGGCCAAGAGCAACATCAGCAAAACTGTTATTTAACTATAGGTTCCCTTCATTATATTATGTCAACATTAATAAAGTTTATATTAACGATCGAGAAGTTCCAGTGAGTCCTTCATGGTGGAAATTTAAATCAGATATGGGTGGTGGAATGTTGGTAGATACAGGGACAACTTTTACCCTTTTACCTCATGATTTTTATATCGTATTCCGTTACATATTCAGAGAAGAAGTACGAGATATTCCTATGGCTGAAGATCCAAGCAATACTTTCGACACTTGCTATAGGGAATATCCGAGTGGTGGTAACTTATACTTTCCTGTAGTGAAGTTGTACTTTGGCAGCGTAAACTCGAGTACAATGTTGCTTCTGACACAAGAACGAGTTATTGTGAACCATCGGGGGGTCTACTGCTTGGCTTTTGTTGGATGGGATTACGATTTTTCAATATTAGGCATGACTCAACTCCAAGGAGTAGGATTAACTTTTGATAGTTCAGCAAGTACTTTGTCATTTGACATAGATGCATGTGATTGA